The Papaver somniferum cultivar HN1 chromosome 6, ASM357369v1, whole genome shotgun sequence genome segment TTTCAGATCACCTCCTATAACTTAAGGAGGTAGGAAGTTTAAACATCTATAAATCCTTCAACTGCTAGTTCTAAAAACCATTATTTCCGCTGGTAGTTCTGAAGCAGATTCATGAAAATTTCACCCAAATACAGGATCTAGTGTCATATTATGTCATTCCACAAAGGAGTTGAGAAGTTCTTCCAATTTTCAGATTCCAAATAACAAAGAATAAACAAACACCGCAATCCCTCTATAATACATTCACAGATCTAGCAGGAACTATTGGTAAATTTCAATCATACAAATAACACCCAAGTTAACAAAAGTAGACTGTCAAGTATGAAAGCTATTCTCGCACACCTTGCCAGTCATTTGTGCAGTGGAGTGGATCTAGTGATTCCAATGAACTAAAGAAATAATCCCATCAAGCCGAGTACAAGGACACAAAACATATTGCATAACTGCTCCTACATGCTCACAGAGTCGGTCACCTTGAGTAAAAGGGGGCTCTCTCTAACAAGGAACATGATAACCCATGAGGACAAGAATTGGTGGCTGCTGCAAGGTGGTTACGAGGCTAAGACACTCGTTCTAACAAATAACAGGAACTACTGGTAAATACTAATCATACAAATAACACCAATTTAACAAAACCAGACAGTCAAATATGAAAGCTATTCTTGACTAGTTGTGGTGATCCACTTGACCAGTAGCTGTACAGGGACACACAACGTATTGCATGGTACGCTCCTACATGCTTAAAGTCACCTTAAGTAAAAGAGGCTCTCTTACAATGAATTTTATAACACATGTGGAAAAAAGAACTGGTGGCTGCAAGGTGGTTACGAGGCTATGACACTCAATTTCTTACAAGAAAGGGGGCTAGTCAACCAACATTGATTGTCGTACCTGCAGCAGCGATTTTTTACCTAAACCCTCTTCTTACTCTCTTAATTGACAAATATCGAATCAGCACTGAACTGTTTTTGTAAAATGAAAGAGCGAATTCCCACACCCAACTTGCTCATCCTTTCACACAACACTTCCAGACCACCAGCTATGCATATAATTCAAAATCATGATCATGTCATTATCTGATAGCTAAAAATTCATTTAACtttgagaaaagttgttttggATAGCTCAAAATCTAAGATACGTGCACTGAATACAGACCCCTACACAAGCTTAAGCTCGCCTGCAACTATTGATGTTGAGAAGCTAGATATGCAGGAACATATGTATAGGTAAACTAACGAATGACACCTAACAGATGGCTACTTACAGGACTataaataaattataaattatcAGAGGGAACTTCAGTCATCGCTGAGACATGCATACCAAGTAATCTTGCGCAAAACAACAAACAGTACACTAAAGTGGATCAACATATCAGAAGAAGAGGAGCACACTTAATCCACTAACAGTTTATAGCTGAATAAAGACTCATTCACTCAATGTAAGGACAAAAATAACAAAAGGCCAACTTGAGTTGTAAATATAACTTCTTATAGTATTGCATAGTTGTCAAAAGCAAGTTGCTAATGACTTTGTTAATCTCATTTCATGTCAAGGGTTTACCAACTGAGCTGAGGGCTGACCAGATGTTATAAGAACAATTCGTCTAACTGATTACTGCTAGATTCACCCAAAAGGGCCATAACTCAAATCTAACTGCAAAATGCAGAACCTCAACCAAGCATGAGCATTTCTAATAACATAGCTAAATCACAGGAATTAGTAAAATgaggcaaacaaaaaaaaaaaacagaaacaacaTCCATAAATCCATGATAATTAAGTAACAAGATTCATTTAACTCCATAGTACCAGAACCTTAGCATTTCACTTTAACCAAATAAAACTACTAAAATTCATCCAAAATTCTAAGAAAAATCCATAAATAGTATATAACATTCCAAAATGTAAGAAAATAACAAGAAATGGTACCAAAAACCTCGGTGACTTTCTTCCTTCTTCCTTGACATAGACGATCCCTCTCTTAACGGTAAGACTTCTGGAAACGAGCACGAGCACCACGACCACCAAACTTCTTAGGTTCACAACGTCTTGGGTCAGCAACAAGAAGAGTTCTATCATACCTAACAAGGATATCTTTAATCTCTTTCTTAGCCTGTTCATCAACAAATTTCTGATAATAAGCAACTAAAGCTTTTGCAATACTTTGTCTGATTGCATAAATCTGTGATGTATGTCCACCACCACGAACTCTAATTCTCATATCAACACCAGCGAATTTCTGACGACCTAGCAAAAGAACTGGCTCAAAAGCTTTGTAACGAAGGATTTCTGGTTCTACTAATTCGATTGGACATCCATTAATCTTGATTAATCCTTTTCCTTTCTTACAGTGAGTTACTGCTACTGCTGTTTTCTTACGACCGAAACACTGAACCGATTCAGTGGTTGCCATGGATctatgaaaccctaaaaaatctTTGAGGGCGAGACGCTGATACTGAAAGTTTTAAGAGAGAGGAGGCGGGAGGATATGagatttaggtttttatatggatgtTTGGGCTAGGGTTTTGGGTGAGTGTATCAAAGTGACTAAATGAGGTCTAAATGACAAAAGAATTACGAATAGGCCATTATGTGATTGTGGCCATGGGCTTGATCAATTGTCGCACTTCTTTCTTTTTGGGAGAAAACAGTTCTCCACTTctactcttcttcttcatatgaatatcgtcttcat includes the following:
- the LOC113289541 gene encoding 40S ribosomal protein S16 produces the protein MATTESVQCFGRKKTAVAVTHCKKGKGLIKINGCPIELVEPEILRYKAFEPVLLLGRQKFAGVDMRIRVRGGGHTSQIYAIRQSIAKALVAYYQKFVDEQAKKEIKDILVRYDRTLLVADPRRCEPKKFGGRGARARFQKSYR